A single Methylobacterium sp. 17Sr1-1 DNA region contains:
- a CDS encoding L,D-transpeptidase: MLPHRLVLALLAGLPLAACNARGPAQVAAVDPDAAWYIGSMPDQPYDVPLVDRSRMDPKYRRQTVAYTGLEKPGTVVVDIDERFLYLVQDGGQAMRYGVGVGKLGFSWKGTATVGRKGVWPDWGPTAKMVSLNPDLPRSRKGGVDNPLGARALYLYQGSRDTLFRIHGTNEPWSIGEQMSSGCVRMLNEDVVDLYNRVPVGATVLVKRNGKYRV, from the coding sequence ATGCTGCCGCACCGTCTCGTCCTCGCCCTCCTCGCCGGGCTGCCGCTCGCGGCCTGCAACGCCCGCGGGCCCGCGCAAGTCGCGGCCGTGGATCCGGACGCGGCCTGGTACATCGGCAGCATGCCCGACCAGCCCTACGACGTGCCGCTGGTCGACCGCAGTCGGATGGACCCGAAATACCGGCGCCAGACCGTCGCCTATACGGGCCTGGAGAAGCCTGGCACCGTCGTGGTCGATATCGACGAGCGGTTCCTCTACCTCGTGCAGGACGGGGGCCAGGCGATGCGCTACGGCGTCGGCGTCGGCAAGCTCGGCTTCTCGTGGAAGGGTACCGCCACGGTCGGCCGCAAGGGCGTCTGGCCCGATTGGGGCCCGACCGCCAAGATGGTCAGCCTCAACCCCGACCTGCCGCGCTCGCGCAAGGGCGGCGTCGACAACCCGCTCGGCGCCCGCGCGCTCTACCTCTACCAGGGCAGCCGCGACACCCTGTTCCGCATCCACGGCACCAACGAGCCCTGGAGCATCGGCGAGCAGATGTCCTCGGGCTGCGTGCGCATGCTCAACGAGGACGTGGTCGACCTCTACAACCGCGTGCCGGTGGGCGCGACCGTGCTGGTGAAGCGCAACGGCAAGTATCGGGTGTAG
- a CDS encoding response regulator, which yields MSTAQLVVQHLPYLRRYARALTGSQVAGDAYVAATLETLVNEPETLGRSTNVKADLFRVFTRIWNSLSVNGQTEQAQHDLPAEVRLGQITPLPRQAFLLSCLEGFSEEDAATILGVDVSEVRDLVDEAGRELAADMATEILIIEDEPLIAMDLEALVEGLGHNVTGVARTRTEAVKLASTKRPGLILADIQLADGSSGLDAVNDLLKSFEVPVIFITAYPERFLTGERPEPAFLIAKPFQPANVSAVISQALFFQQSARRREARASA from the coding sequence ATGTCGACAGCACAACTCGTGGTGCAGCACCTGCCCTACCTGCGCCGCTACGCGCGCGCCCTCACGGGCAGCCAGGTGGCGGGCGATGCCTACGTGGCCGCGACGCTCGAAACGCTCGTGAACGAGCCCGAGACTCTCGGGCGCAGCACCAACGTCAAGGCCGACCTGTTCCGCGTCTTCACCCGGATCTGGAACTCGCTCTCCGTCAACGGCCAGACCGAGCAGGCCCAGCACGACCTGCCGGCCGAGGTGCGCCTGGGCCAGATCACCCCGCTGCCGCGCCAGGCCTTCCTGCTCTCCTGCCTCGAGGGCTTCTCCGAGGAGGACGCCGCCACCATCCTGGGCGTCGACGTCTCGGAGGTCCGCGACCTCGTCGACGAGGCCGGCCGCGAGCTCGCCGCCGACATGGCGACCGAGATCCTGATCATCGAGGACGAGCCGCTGATCGCCATGGACCTCGAGGCCCTGGTCGAGGGCCTCGGCCACAACGTCACCGGCGTCGCCCGCACCCGCACCGAGGCGGTCAAGCTCGCCTCGACCAAGCGCCCGGGCCTCATCCTCGCCGACATCCAGCTCGCCGACGGTTCGTCGGGCCTCGACGCGGTCAACGACCTCCTGAAGTCGTTCGAGGTGCCGGTGATCTTCATCACCGCCTATCCGGAGCGCTTCCTCACCGGCGAGCGGCCCGAGCCGGCCTTCCTCATCGCGAAGCCGTTCCAGCCCGCCAACGTCTCGGCGGTGATCAGCCAGGCTCTGTTCTTCCAGCAGAGCGCCCGCCGCCGCGAGGCCCGCGCGAGCGCCTGA
- a CDS encoding DUF1328 domain-containing protein, which produces MLGWAVTFLVVALVAALFGFGGIAGTAVEAAKLIFFVAVVLFAISAVVGLMRGRSPTL; this is translated from the coding sequence ATGCTGGGTTGGGCTGTCACTTTCCTCGTCGTGGCCCTGGTGGCCGCGCTGTTCGGGTTCGGCGGCATCGCCGGCACGGCGGTCGAGGCCGCCAAGCTCATTTTCTTCGTCGCCGTCGTGCTCTTCGCCATCTCGGCCGTGGTCGGCCTGATGCGGGGCCGCTCGCCGACGCTCTGA
- a CDS encoding cell division protein FtsQ/DivIB: MDGGGRFPEPLTDAGYAGEEAGMHAPQPGTAPARGGPVRDARLGDLRLSESRLARVLPRFLRPRRASVAVPIERRMPRHLGMGLAFGFFGLVAGAGFVSGGGYAEVSARYGTPFDMAARALGFGLDKVTITGLVQLRSAEILKAAGIDQRNSLPFLSVVDVRDRLSSVPLIGAVSVRKIYPRELLVTLTEREPSALWQRNGEIAVIAADGTVIDQMRDGRFADLPLVVGDEANLRTKEYLALLEAAGPLRERIRAGTLVSGRRWTLKLDGIDVRLPEAGARDAVTRLVKLEAESSLLEKDIIAVDLRLPDRVVVRLTEEGAAARLEAQKKQKKPKGTET, from the coding sequence ATGGATGGTGGTGGACGCTTCCCTGAGCCGCTGACCGACGCCGGCTATGCCGGCGAGGAGGCCGGCATGCACGCTCCCCAGCCGGGGACGGCGCCGGCCCGGGGCGGTCCCGTGCGCGACGCGCGGCTCGGCGACCTGCGCTTGAGCGAGTCGCGTCTCGCCCGCGTCCTGCCGCGCTTCCTGCGCCCGCGCCGCGCCTCGGTGGCGGTACCGATCGAGCGGCGGATGCCGCGCCATCTCGGGATGGGCCTGGCCTTCGGGTTCTTCGGCCTCGTCGCGGGGGCGGGCTTCGTGTCCGGCGGCGGCTACGCCGAGGTCTCGGCCCGCTACGGCACCCCCTTCGACATGGCCGCGCGGGCCCTCGGCTTCGGCCTCGACAAGGTCACGATCACCGGGCTGGTGCAGCTGCGCTCGGCCGAGATCCTGAAGGCCGCCGGCATAGACCAGCGCAACTCGCTGCCCTTCCTCAGCGTGGTCGACGTGCGCGACCGCCTGTCCAGCGTGCCGCTGATCGGCGCGGTCTCGGTGCGCAAGATCTACCCGCGCGAGCTCCTGGTCACGCTCACCGAGCGCGAGCCGAGCGCCCTGTGGCAGCGCAACGGCGAGATCGCCGTGATCGCCGCCGACGGCACGGTGATCGACCAGATGCGCGACGGCCGCTTCGCCGACCTGCCGCTGGTGGTGGGCGACGAGGCGAACCTGCGCACCAAGGAGTACCTCGCCCTGCTCGAGGCCGCCGGACCCCTCCGGGAGCGGATCCGGGCCGGCACCCTCGTCTCGGGCCGGCGCTGGACCCTCAAGCTCGACGGCATCGACGTGCGCCTGCCCGAGGCCGGCGCCCGCGACGCGGTGACCCGCCTCGTCAAGCTCGAGGCCGAGTCGAGCCTGCTCGAGAAGGACATCATCGCGGTCGACCTGCGGCTGCCCGACCGGGTGGTGGTGCGGCTGACCGAGGAGGGCGCGGCGGCGCGCCTGGAGGCCCAGAAGAAGCAGAAGAAGCCGAAGGGAACCGAGACATGA
- the murB gene encoding UDP-N-acetylmuramate dehydrogenase, translating to MTTSAAILAALEPARLRGRLLPDHPLADLTWFRVGGPADVLFTPADEEDLAAALAALPPDVPVTVIGLGSNLIVRDGGVPGLVIRLGGKAFGSIAIEGETIRAGTAVPDMKLARAAAEAGLDGLAFYRGIPGSVGGALRMNAGAHGGETTDVLVEARAVDRAGTLHVLTHADMGFAYRHCSAPADLIFTQATYRGRPGDRASIEAEMDRVTAAREAAQPIRERTGGSTFKNPEGGKAWQLVDAAGCRGLTRGGAQVSEMHCNFLINRGGATAADIEGLGEEVRTRVRATSGIDLHWEIKRIGVAAR from the coding sequence ATGACGACCTCCGCCGCCATCCTCGCCGCCCTGGAGCCCGCGCGCTTGCGCGGCCGCCTCCTGCCCGATCACCCGCTCGCCGACCTGACCTGGTTCCGGGTCGGGGGGCCGGCCGACGTGCTGTTCACGCCCGCCGACGAGGAGGACCTCGCCGCGGCGCTGGCCGCCCTGCCTCCGGACGTGCCCGTGACGGTGATCGGCCTCGGCTCGAACCTGATCGTGCGCGACGGCGGCGTGCCGGGGCTCGTCATCCGCCTCGGCGGCAAGGCCTTCGGGTCGATCGCGATCGAGGGCGAGACGATCCGGGCCGGCACGGCCGTGCCCGACATGAAGCTCGCCCGCGCGGCGGCCGAGGCAGGGCTCGACGGCCTCGCCTTCTATCGCGGCATCCCGGGCTCGGTCGGGGGCGCGCTCCGGATGAATGCCGGGGCGCATGGCGGCGAGACCACCGACGTGCTGGTCGAGGCCCGCGCCGTCGACCGCGCCGGCACCCTGCACGTGCTGACCCATGCCGACATGGGATTCGCCTACCGCCACTGCTCGGCGCCCGCCGACCTGATCTTCACCCAGGCGACCTATCGCGGCCGGCCCGGCGACCGGGCGTCGATCGAGGCCGAGATGGACCGGGTCACCGCGGCCCGGGAGGCGGCGCAGCCGATCCGCGAGCGCACCGGCGGCTCGACCTTCAAGAACCCCGAAGGCGGCAAGGCCTGGCAGCTCGTCGACGCCGCCGGCTGCCGCGGGCTCACCCGCGGCGGCGCGCAGGTGTCGGAGATGCACTGCAACTTCCTGATCAACCGCGGCGGCGCCACCGCGGCCGACATCGAGGGCCTGGGCGAGGAGGTGCGGACGCGGGTGCGCGCGACCTCCGGCATCGACCTGCACTGGGAGATCAAGCGCATCGGCGTCGCCGCGCGCTGA
- the recN gene encoding DNA repair protein RecN, whose amino-acid sequence MLVQLAIRDIVLIDKLELNFREGLSVLTGETGAGKSILLDAFTLALGGRGDGRLVRQGEAQGQVTAVFDVPADHPARALAAASEIDTEGDLILRRVQVADGRTRAFVNDQPVGVQVLRAIGAALVEIHGQHDDRALSDSTTHRAILDAFGGLNARQAAVAESARRVRQARLALNEHRARVEAARKEVDFLRHAVEELAALDPKPGEETELAERRTAMQQGEKVARELNEALDAVAGQGSPTAHLSAALRKLERRAALAPGLVEPSIAALDNALVALDEVRTSLEDALQAAEFDPRELERVEERLFGLRAAARKYNVAVDDLAALRERYEGDVAVIDAGEEALGRLEADLASADAAYLEKAQALSKGRRKAAAALDKAVQAELPPLKLERARFITEIATDLEARDPAGLDRVEFWAQTNPGTRPGPMMKVASGGELSRFMLALKVVLADKGSAPTLIFDEIDTGVGGAVADAIGARLARLSARVQTVAVTHAPQVAARASTHFLIAKEAVKGSDRVATRVKPLAAVPRQEEIARMLAGATVTEEARAAAARLLEAASA is encoded by the coding sequence ATGCTGGTTCAGCTCGCGATCCGCGACATCGTCCTGATCGATAAGCTCGAGCTGAACTTTCGCGAAGGCCTGAGCGTCCTGACCGGGGAGACCGGCGCCGGCAAGTCGATCCTCCTCGATGCCTTCACGCTGGCGCTCGGCGGGCGCGGCGACGGGCGCCTGGTGCGCCAGGGCGAGGCGCAAGGCCAGGTCACCGCGGTGTTCGACGTTCCCGCCGACCATCCGGCCCGAGCGCTCGCCGCCGCCTCCGAGATCGACACCGAGGGCGACCTGATCCTGCGCCGGGTCCAGGTCGCGGACGGGCGCACCCGCGCCTTCGTCAACGACCAGCCGGTGGGCGTGCAGGTGCTCCGCGCCATCGGGGCGGCCCTCGTCGAGATCCACGGCCAGCACGACGACCGGGCCCTGTCGGATTCCACCACCCACCGGGCGATCCTCGACGCGTTCGGCGGCCTGAATGCCCGCCAGGCCGCGGTGGCCGAGAGCGCGCGCCGGGTACGCCAGGCCCGCCTCGCGCTCAATGAGCATCGCGCCCGGGTCGAGGCCGCCCGCAAGGAGGTCGATTTCCTGCGCCACGCCGTCGAGGAACTGGCCGCCCTCGATCCCAAGCCCGGCGAGGAGACCGAACTCGCCGAGCGCCGCACCGCGATGCAGCAGGGCGAGAAGGTCGCCCGCGAGCTCAACGAGGCCCTCGACGCCGTCGCCGGCCAGGGCTCGCCGACCGCCCATCTCTCGGCGGCTCTGCGCAAGCTCGAACGGCGCGCGGCACTGGCTCCAGGGCTGGTGGAGCCGAGCATCGCCGCCCTCGACAACGCGCTGGTCGCCCTCGACGAGGTCCGCACCAGCCTGGAGGACGCCCTCCAGGCGGCGGAGTTCGATCCGCGCGAACTGGAGCGGGTCGAGGAGCGCCTGTTCGGCCTGCGGGCGGCGGCCCGGAAGTACAACGTCGCGGTCGACGACCTCGCGGCCTTGCGCGAGCGCTACGAGGGCGACGTCGCGGTGATCGATGCCGGCGAGGAGGCACTGGGGCGGCTGGAGGCCGACCTCGCGAGCGCCGACGCGGCCTACCTCGAGAAGGCGCAGGCCTTGAGCAAGGGCCGGCGCAAGGCGGCGGCCGCCCTCGACAAGGCGGTGCAGGCCGAATTGCCGCCGCTGAAGCTGGAGCGCGCCCGCTTCATCACCGAGATCGCCACCGATCTGGAGGCCCGCGACCCCGCCGGCCTCGACCGGGTCGAGTTCTGGGCCCAGACCAATCCGGGCACCCGTCCCGGCCCGATGATGAAGGTGGCCTCCGGCGGCGAGCTGTCGCGGTTCATGCTCGCCCTCAAGGTGGTGCTGGCCGACAAGGGCTCGGCCCCGACGCTGATCTTCGACGAGATCGATACCGGGGTCGGCGGCGCGGTGGCGGACGCGATCGGCGCCCGCCTCGCCCGGCTCTCGGCCCGGGTCCAGACCGTGGCGGTCACCCACGCGCCGCAGGTCGCCGCCCGCGCCTCGACGCATTTCCTGATCGCCAAGGAGGCCGTGAAGGGCTCGGACCGGGTCGCCACGCGGGTGAAGCCCCTCGCGGCGGTGCCGCGGCAGGAGGAGATCGCCCGCATGCTCGCCGGCGCCACGGTGACCGAGGAGGCCCGCGCCGCCGCGGCCCGGCTGCTCGAGGCGGCGTCGGCGTGA
- the lpxC gene encoding UDP-3-O-acyl-N-acetylglucosamine deacetylase, whose product MRTSQQTTLRSAASLSGIGVHSGNPVAITLHPAEAHHGIAFLRTGLANGRDRLIQAQYAQVSATELCTVIGSRETGAVATIEHLMSALYGLGIDNCLVEIDGPEMPILDGSAGPYVAAIEAVGTLSCGTPRRFIKVLKTVRTEKGRAYSELRPFERGFHLDVEIDFESPVIGRSRKALTLTPAAYRREIARARTFGMMRDVERYWKAGFALGASLENTVAVGDGGVVNPEGLRYPDEFVRHKILDAVGDLALAGLPILGAYQSFCGGHGLNCAVLGELFADRANYAIVEGAGARREPVFAEFGVGLGAAVYAPEL is encoded by the coding sequence ATGAGAACAAGTCAGCAGACGACCCTACGCTCCGCCGCGAGCCTCTCCGGCATCGGCGTCCACTCCGGTAACCCCGTCGCGATCACTCTCCATCCCGCGGAGGCGCATCACGGCATCGCCTTCCTGCGCACCGGCCTCGCGAATGGCCGCGACCGCCTGATCCAGGCCCAGTACGCCCAGGTCAGCGCCACCGAGCTCTGCACCGTCATCGGCAGCCGCGAGACCGGCGCCGTCGCCACCATCGAGCACCTGATGTCCGCCCTCTACGGGCTCGGCATCGACAACTGCCTCGTCGAGATCGACGGGCCCGAGATGCCGATCCTCGACGGCAGCGCCGGTCCCTACGTAGCGGCGATCGAGGCGGTCGGCACCCTCTCCTGCGGCACCCCCCGCCGCTTCATCAAGGTGCTCAAGACCGTCCGGACCGAGAAGGGCCGCGCCTATTCCGAGCTGCGCCCGTTCGAGCGCGGCTTCCACCTCGACGTCGAGATCGACTTCGAGAGCCCGGTGATCGGCCGCAGCCGCAAGGCCCTGACCCTCACTCCCGCCGCCTATCGCCGCGAGATCGCCCGCGCCCGCACCTTCGGGATGATGCGCGACGTCGAGCGGTACTGGAAGGCCGGCTTCGCGCTGGGTGCCTCGCTGGAGAACACCGTCGCGGTCGGCGACGGCGGCGTGGTCAACCCCGAGGGCCTGCGCTACCCGGACGAGTTCGTCCGTCACAAGATCCTCGATGCCGTCGGCGACCTGGCGCTGGCCGGGCTGCCGATCCTCGGCGCCTACCAGTCCTTCTGCGGCGGCCACGGCCTCAACTGCGCCGTCCTCGGCGAGCTCTTCGCCGACCGGGCCAACTACGCCATCGTCGAGGGGGCGGGCGCCCGGCGCGAGCCGGTCTTCGCCGAGTTCGGCGTCGGCCTCGGCGCCGCGGTCTACGCGCCCGAGCTCTGA
- a CDS encoding NepR family anti-sigma factor, with translation MSEGKGPRAPLDEDGPAAGPEQPALDRNVQGRIGSHLRAMYDELMQQPIPDRFVDLIAELERSATRETPEAES, from the coding sequence ATGAGCGAAGGCAAGGGCCCGCGGGCGCCCCTGGATGAGGATGGTCCCGCCGCCGGGCCCGAGCAGCCCGCCCTCGACCGCAACGTGCAGGGGCGCATCGGCTCGCACCTGCGTGCGATGTATGACGAGTTGATGCAGCAACCTATTCCCGACCGCTTCGTCGATCTCATCGCCGAGCTGGAGCGCAGCGCGACCCGGGAGACGCCGGAGGCGGAATCCTGA
- a CDS encoding outer membrane protein assembly factor BamD → MPFAHPLRDAKVTVLRTVLLAACGLGLAGCDAIDSINPFASEKYKTEVVADIPADKLYSQGLGRLEDRDYEGATKKFEDLDKQYAYSDWSRKAVLMTAYSNYEGGRYEDAITASKRYLQRHPGSKDAAYAQYLLAMSHYKQIPDVTRDQDRSEKALVALTELVQKYPTSEYSADAKAKIQITRDQLAGKEMEIGRYYLERRNFPAAINRFRDVVSKYQTTRHVEEALERLAEAYMALGITGEAQTAAAVLGHNFPDSPWYKDAYNLLQNGGLQPREEKASWISKAFRGVIGMDTRTAEAQ, encoded by the coding sequence ATGCCGTTCGCCCACCCGCTTCGCGACGCGAAGGTGACCGTTCTGCGGACCGTGCTGCTCGCGGCGTGCGGCCTGGGGCTCGCCGGCTGCGACGCGATCGACTCCATCAACCCGTTCGCGTCCGAGAAGTACAAGACCGAGGTCGTGGCCGACATTCCGGCCGACAAGCTCTACAGCCAGGGGCTCGGCCGGCTCGAGGATCGCGACTACGAGGGCGCGACGAAGAAGTTCGAGGACCTCGACAAGCAGTACGCCTATTCCGACTGGTCGCGGAAGGCCGTGCTGATGACCGCCTACTCGAACTACGAGGGCGGCCGCTACGAGGACGCGATCACCGCCTCGAAGCGCTACCTGCAGCGCCATCCGGGCTCGAAGGACGCGGCCTACGCCCAGTACCTGCTGGCGATGTCGCACTACAAGCAGATCCCGGACGTGACCCGCGACCAGGACCGCTCCGAGAAGGCCCTCGTGGCGCTCACCGAGCTGGTGCAGAAGTACCCGACCTCGGAATACTCCGCCGACGCCAAGGCCAAGATCCAGATCACCCGCGACCAGCTCGCCGGCAAGGAGATGGAGATCGGCCGGTACTACCTCGAGCGGCGCAATTTCCCGGCGGCGATCAACCGCTTCCGCGACGTCGTGAGCAAGTACCAGACGACCCGCCACGTCGAGGAGGCGCTGGAGCGCCTGGCCGAAGCCTACATGGCGCTCGGCATCACCGGCGAGGCGCAGACCGCCGCGGCGGTGCTCGGCCACAACTTCCCCGACTCGCCCTGGTACAAGGACGCCTACAACCTGCTCCAGAACGGCGGCCTGCAGCCGCGCGAGGAGAAGGCGTCGTGGATCAGCAAGGCGTTCCGCGGCGTGATCGGGATGGACACGCGCACCGCCGAGGCGCAGTAA
- the ftsZ gene encoding cell division protein FtsZ, which translates to MAISLQAPDIRELKPRITVFGVGGAGGNAVNNMIESGLLGCEFVVANTDAQALTSSKAERVIQMGIGVTQGLGAGSQPDVGRAAAEEVIDEIRDQLSGAHMCFITAGMGGGTGTGAAPVIARTARDMGILTVGVVTKPFQFEGVRRMRTAESGINELQQAVDTLIVIPNQNLFRVANEKTTFADAFAMADQVLYSGVACITDLMVKEGLINLDFADVRAIMRGMGKAMMGTGEASGEKRANRAAEAAIANPLLDDVSMKGARGLLISITGGNDLTLYELDEAATRIREEVDSDANIILGATFDESLDGIIRVSVVATGIEPALINANAIGSPEIAQTEQRIAEVAERLRAEARARAATPSAPPSTASFRPAEAPVARAPAPEPVAHAPMHAQMHAQMHTPAHAAMPAPEPVRMEMPGTHQAAGLMRDEVQITPAQPRPAPVYEPAPAPQPEPQMPMASGPFIPPSPAVVRAPRMPRVQDLPMPAQNQIRASRGEEPVQQVTPDAKRTSLLRRLATVGFGGRREDEAGHPAQAPAQAPAAQAPMAHAPQPAPRQAPVHQAPVQHAAPAPRQPAPQQAYAPQGGYPAQPQGYRPAQGNLDPQGRAVPAGNRMMDDDQLEIPAFLRRQAN; encoded by the coding sequence ATGGCCATCTCCCTGCAAGCTCCGGACATCCGCGAACTGAAGCCCCGCATCACCGTGTTCGGCGTCGGCGGCGCCGGCGGCAACGCCGTCAACAACATGATCGAGTCGGGGCTCCTCGGCTGCGAGTTCGTGGTCGCCAACACCGACGCCCAGGCGCTGACCTCCTCGAAGGCCGAGCGCGTGATCCAGATGGGCATCGGGGTGACGCAGGGCCTCGGCGCCGGCTCGCAGCCCGACGTCGGCCGCGCCGCCGCCGAGGAGGTGATCGACGAGATCCGCGATCAGCTCTCGGGCGCCCACATGTGCTTCATCACCGCCGGCATGGGCGGCGGCACCGGCACCGGCGCGGCCCCGGTCATCGCCCGCACCGCCCGCGACATGGGCATCCTGACGGTCGGCGTCGTCACCAAGCCGTTCCAGTTCGAGGGCGTGCGCCGCATGCGCACCGCCGAATCGGGCATCAACGAGCTGCAGCAGGCCGTCGACACCCTGATCGTGATCCCGAACCAGAACCTGTTCCGGGTCGCCAACGAGAAGACCACCTTCGCCGACGCCTTCGCGATGGCCGACCAGGTGCTCTATTCGGGCGTCGCCTGCATCACCGACCTGATGGTGAAGGAGGGCCTCATCAACCTCGACTTCGCCGACGTGCGGGCGATCATGCGCGGCATGGGCAAGGCGATGATGGGCACCGGCGAGGCGTCCGGCGAGAAGCGCGCCAACCGCGCCGCGGAAGCCGCGATCGCCAACCCGCTCCTCGACGACGTCTCGATGAAGGGCGCCCGCGGCCTGCTGATCTCGATCACCGGCGGCAACGACCTGACCCTCTACGAGCTCGACGAGGCCGCCACCCGCATCCGCGAGGAGGTCGATTCCGACGCCAACATCATCCTGGGCGCCACCTTCGACGAGAGCCTCGACGGCATCATCCGGGTCTCGGTCGTCGCCACCGGCATCGAGCCGGCGCTGATCAACGCCAACGCGATCGGCTCGCCGGAGATCGCCCAGACCGAGCAGCGCATCGCCGAGGTCGCCGAGCGCCTGCGCGCCGAGGCCCGGGCCCGGGCCGCCACCCCGTCGGCGCCCCCCTCCACCGCCTCCTTTCGTCCCGCCGAGGCCCCGGTAGCGCGGGCCCCGGCGCCGGAGCCGGTGGCGCACGCCCCGATGCATGCCCAGATGCATGCCCAGATGCATACCCCCGCGCACGCCGCGATGCCCGCGCCGGAGCCGGTCCGCATGGAGATGCCCGGCACCCACCAGGCCGCCGGCCTGATGCGCGACGAGGTGCAGATCACCCCGGCCCAGCCGCGTCCCGCCCCGGTCTACGAGCCGGCCCCGGCGCCGCAGCCCGAGCCGCAGATGCCGATGGCCTCCGGCCCGTTCATCCCGCCGTCCCCGGCGGTGGTGCGTGCGCCCCGCATGCCCCGGGTCCAGGACCTGCCGATGCCGGCCCAGAACCAGATCCGGGCCAGCCGCGGCGAGGAGCCGGTGCAGCAGGTGACCCCGGACGCCAAGCGCACCTCGCTCCTGCGCCGCCTCGCCACCGTCGGCTTCGGCGGCCGGCGCGAGGACGAGGCCGGCCACCCGGCGCAAGCTCCGGCGCAGGCCCCGGCGGCGCAGGCCCCGATGGCGCACGCCCCGCAGCCGGCGCCGCGCCAGGCTCCGGTGCATCAGGCGCCGGTGCAGCACGCCGCCCCGGCCCCGCGCCAGCCCGCCCCGCAGCAGGCCTACGCGCCGCAGGGCGGCTACCCGGCGCAGCCCCAGGGCTACCGCCCGGCGCAAGGGAACCTCGACCCGCAGGGCCGTGCGGTGCCGGCCGGCAACCGCATGATGGACGACGATCAGCTCGAGATCCCGGCCTTCCTGCGCCGCCAGGCCAACTGA
- the ftsA gene encoding cell division protein FtsA, translating into MSLLQHGLTPRLKPLSARRSATLSVLDIGTSKIVCLVAELQPVETLATLRGRTHLARIIGIGHQRSLGLKGGAVVDLEAAETAIRQAVHAAERMARVEVQSVIVSLSGGRLGSQHFDAKVPVRTGAVTGADVQRVLEAASTHSISPGRAVLHALPTGYSLDQQSAVVDPSGMLGERLGVDLHVVTAEIAAARNLMLAVENTHLRVEAVIATPYASGLSALVDDEAEMGVAVVDMGGGTTSVGVFSGGHLVHCDALAVGGHHVTMDIARGLSTRVAAAERLKTLYGAAMATASDERDMIAVHGVDEDERDLPHHIPKSHLVRIIRPRVEEVLELVRDRLRNAGFAAQAGRRVVLTGGASQLVGLPEVARRILQGQVRIGRPLGIKGLPEAAKGPAFSAAVGLLVYPQVSHVEHFEPRGQSGHAGLGSDTYLSKVGRWIRESF; encoded by the coding sequence ATGAGTCTCCTCCAGCACGGTCTCACGCCGCGCTTAAAGCCGCTCTCGGCGCGCCGCAGCGCGACCCTGTCGGTGCTCGACATCGGCACCAGCAAGATCGTCTGCCTCGTCGCCGAGCTGCAGCCGGTCGAGACGCTGGCGACCCTGCGCGGCCGCACCCACCTCGCCCGCATCATCGGCATCGGCCACCAGCGCTCGCTCGGCCTCAAGGGCGGCGCCGTGGTCGATCTCGAGGCGGCCGAGACCGCGATCCGCCAGGCGGTCCACGCCGCCGAGCGCATGGCCCGGGTCGAGGTGCAGTCGGTCATCGTCAGCCTCTCGGGCGGGCGGCTCGGCTCGCAGCATTTCGACGCCAAGGTCCCGGTGCGCACCGGCGCCGTCACCGGCGCGGACGTGCAGCGGGTGCTGGAGGCGGCGAGCACCCACAGCATCAGCCCGGGGCGCGCGGTGCTGCACGCCCTGCCGACCGGCTACTCCCTCGACCAGCAGAGCGCGGTCGTCGATCCGTCGGGCATGCTCGGCGAGCGCCTCGGCGTCGACCTGCACGTCGTCACGGCGGAGATCGCCGCCGCCCGCAACCTGATGCTGGCGGTCGAGAACACCCACCTGCGGGTCGAGGCGGTGATCGCCACCCCCTACGCCTCCGGTCTCTCGGCGCTGGTCGACGACGAGGCCGAGATGGGCGTCGCGGTCGTCGACATGGGCGGCGGCACGACGAGCGTCGGAGTGTTCTCCGGCGGCCACCTCGTCCACTGCGACGCGCTCGCGGTCGGGGGCCACCACGTCACCATGGACATCGCCCGCGGCCTCTCGACCCGGGTGGCGGCGGCCGAGCGGCTCAAGACCCTCTACGGCGCCGCCATGGCGACGGCGTCCGACGAGCGCGACATGATCGCGGTCCACGGCGTCGACGAGGACGAGCGCGACCTGCCGCACCACATCCCGAAATCGCACCTCGTGCGGATCATCCGCCCGCGGGTCGAGGAGGTGCTGGAACTGGTGCGCGACCGCCTGCGCAACGCGGGCTTCGCCGCCCAGGCCGGGCGCCGGGTGGTGCTGACGGGGGGTGCCAGCCAGCTCGTCGGGCTGCCGGAGGTCGCCCGCCGCATCCTGCAGGGCCAGGTCCGGATCGGCCGGCCGCTCGGCATCAAGGGGCTGCCCGAGGCCGCCAAGGGCCCGGCCTTCTCGGCCGCCGTCGGCCTCCTGGTCTACCCCCAGGTCTCGCATGTCGAGCATTTCGAGCCGCGCGGCCAGTCCGGCCACGCGGGCCTCGGTTCCGACACCTACCTCTCCAAGGTCGGACGCTGGATCCGGGAGAGCTTCTAA